A window of the Hordeum vulgare subsp. vulgare chromosome 5H, MorexV3_pseudomolecules_assembly, whole genome shotgun sequence genome harbors these coding sequences:
- the LOC123397291 gene encoding uncharacterized protein LOC123397291 has translation MNPGAERETRHRRPGSRHMCLSHRPCMPRSRSGFSPCSSRRIQPVPADPVARPPVSPSSAPADSCRCFCSTGNEQQQLARLLTAPRHRLARCCTQVDPRAQAVAAQASAKYSHVTIGQDLRVRAAPSHLVAGNGTPGTEAFEPRHFSCRRTSSPGRFRHGFPCIPTCNKGVHVQFRQVRDKF, from the exons ATGAACCCAG GAGCAGAACGGGAGACCCGCCACCGCCGCCCTGGATCACGACATATGTGCCTCAGCCATCGCCCCTGTATGCCAAGGTCCCGATCTGGGTTTTCCCCGTGCAGTTCCCGTCGGATCCAGCCGGTTCCCGCCGACCCCGTCGCCCGACCTCCCGTGTCACCGTCCTCTGCTCCAGCAGACTCCTGCCGCTGCTTCTGTTCGACAGGTAACGAGCAGCAACAGCTCGCTCGGCTGTTGACCGCGCCGCGCCATCGCCTCGCGCGTTGCTGCACCCAGGTGGATCCCCGTGCCCAAGCCGTCGCTGCTCAGGCTAGTGCCAA GTACAGCCATGTCACCATCGGCCAGGATCTCCGAGTACGTGCCGCCCCAAGCCACCTCGTtgccgggaatggaacccccggtACCGAAGCTTTTGAACCCCGCCATTTTTCGTGCCGCCGGACCTCATCCCCAGGCCGATTCCGCCATGGCTTCCCCTGCATCCCGACCTGCAACAAAGGTGTTCATGTTCAGTTTCGTCAGGTTCGCGACAAG TTTTAA